Proteins encoded together in one Lathyrus oleraceus cultivar Zhongwan6 chromosome 5, CAAS_Psat_ZW6_1.0, whole genome shotgun sequence window:
- the LOC127081950 gene encoding uncharacterized protein LOC127081950, which yields MDKPSSSSPKKKKTRGVTALLRFIAKLPDGEKYQIDFDPDTFQPIGQYAAKFKSYLSFIARSKVSINEKQWKKISDKLKDVIWDDITCKFTCPTDKEFRKHWFVYMGERLKQFKTLLSNVYIFGKGDKHGNTTPFEKYKFIKEEDWDLFVQTRQKEDFQEKRLKGKTHASKNIHPHILSRGGYEKLRATVMEERRKKVIEEAKGDESLMVDPPELKRYEAWLMARQKPSGNFTSEATNLVASKIGELVEKNTQGTIVFEGRDDILTVALGINEHPGRIRTAPRGEVSLKMTF from the exons ATGGATAAACCATCTAGCTCTTCACCAAAAAAAAAGAAGACTAGAGGTGTCACAGCATTGCTACGTTTCATTGCCAAACTTCCTGATGGTGAAAAATACCAAATTGATTTTGATCCTGATACCTTCCAACCCATTGGTCAGTATGCTGCAAAGTTTAAAAGTTATTTGTCATTCATTGCACGTAGCAAGGTTAGTATAAATGAAAAGCAATGGAAAAAGATAAGCGATAAGTTGAAGGACGTGATATGGGACGATATCACG TGTAAGTTCACTTGCCCCACTGATAAAGAATTTAGGAAGCATTGGTTTGTTTATATGGGGGAACGATTGAAGCAATTTAAGACATTGCTCTCAAATGTCTATATATTTGGGAAAGGAGATAAGCATGGAAATACAACTCCATTTGAAAAGTATAAATTTATCAAAGAAGAAGATTGGGATTTGTTTGTCCAGACTCGACAAAAAGAAGATTTTCAA GAGAAAAGGCTAAAAGGAAAGACACATGCATCAAAGAATATCCACCCTCATATTTTGTCTCGTGGTGGTTATGAAAAACTTAGGGCCACCGTAATGGAAGAGAGGAGGAAAAAAGTGATTGAAGAGGCCAAAGGTGATGAAAGTTTGATGGTTGACCCTCCCGAACTAAAGCGATATGAGGCATGGTTGATGGCTCGACAGAAGCCATCGGGAAATTTTACATCTGAGGCAACAAACTTAGTAGCATCTAAGATT GGAGAGTTAGTGGAAAAAAATACACAAGGTACTATTGTCTTTGAAGGGCGTGACGATATCTTGACTGTTGCCCTTGGAATAAATGAACACCCTGGTCGGATCCGCACTGCTCCTAGGGGT GAGGTGTCTCTCAAGATGACCTTCTAG
- the LOC127081951 gene encoding uncharacterized protein LOC127081951: MISGPKQPGNDIDVYLSPLIDDLRKLWDEGIDVFDSFSNETFKLRAMLFCTINDFPAYGNLSGYKVKGHKACPICEKDTCYHQLEKGKKTVYLGHRRFLNHNHPYRRLKKAFNGYQEYKVAPKALTGEEVYHRVRNISVSFGKKQKKITSNNIWKKSSVFFDLPYWSSLDVRHCIDVMHVEKNVCDSVIGTLLNIQGKTKDGLNSRLDMVKMKIREELAPQPRGNKTYLPPACHTLSKEEKRKFCQCLQGVKVPNGYSSNVKSLVSIQDLKLIGLKSHDCHILMQQLLPVAIRGILPKNVRHAITRLCLFFNDICNKVIDPDKLDEMENESIIILCQLEMFFPPSFFDIMVHLIVHLVREIRLCGPVYLRWMYPFERYMKILKGYVKNYYRPEASIVERYITEEAIEFCTDYLSDAKPVGLPKSRHDGRCDGKGTRLKVKHMGEGEVFQAHLYILNNTDEVHPYLSTHQTIVKAKNPRMTEKWVLKEHNRTFSKWFKTKIMNDDNASDTLRFLAYEPSFNVLCWSGYDINKFSFCTKSQDDKSTMQNSGVMITASSMHFSSSKDKNPVLASTAYFGVIEEIWELNYVKFKVPIFKCKWVNSNNGVQTDELGFTLVDLDKVGYKDEPFIMAAQAVQVFYVKDPSNTRWSVVLQRRNMNYSDENEDSTLDIDHNTSFSTQRPYFNDENEVDDVYAIRYDHQEGILEDNNK, encoded by the coding sequence ATGATTTCTGGACCAAAACAACCAGGAAATGACATAGATGTTTATCTAAGCCCGTTGATTGATGACTTAAGAAAGTTGTGGGATGAAGGAATTGATGTATTTGATAGTTTTTCAAATGAAACTTTCAAATTGCGGGCTATGTTATTTTGCACCATCAATGACTTTCCAGCTTATGGTAACTTGTCTGGTTATAAAGTTAAGGGGCATAAAGCATGCCCTATATGTGAAAAAGATACATGCTACCATCAATTAGAGAAAGGAAAAAAGACTGTTTACCTTGGACACCGAAGATTTCTTAATCATAATCACCCATATCGAAGATTGAAAAAGGCTTTTAATGGATATCAGGAGTATAAAGTTGCCCCAAAGGCCTTAACTGGAGAAGAAGTCTATCATCGGGTGAGGAACATAAGTGTTAGTTTtggaaaaaaacaaaaaaagatTACAAGTAATAATATATGGAAGAAGAGTTCAGTGTTCTTTGACCTTCCATATTGGTCCAGTCTTGATGTAAGACATTGTATTGATGTAATGCATGTGGAAAAAAATGTGTGTGATAGTGTAATCGGAACACTTCTTAATATTCAAGGTAAGACCAAAGATGGTTTAAATTCTCGTTTAGATATGGTTAAGATGAAAATAAGAGAGGAGTTAGCTCCTCAACCAAGAGGTAACAAAACCTATTTGCCACCGGCGTGTCATACATTGTCAAAAGAAGAGAAAAGAAAATTTTGCCAGTGTCTACAAGGTGTGAAAGTGCCAAATGGATACTCCTCAAATGTCAAAAGTCTCGTGTCAATACAAGATCTCAAACTAATTGGTTTAAAATCTCACGATTGCCACATTTTGATGCAACAACTACTACCTGTGGCTATTCGTGGCATCTTGCCAAAAAATGTCCGACATGCCATAACTAGATTGTGCTTATTCTTTAATGATATTTGTAACAAAGTGATTGACCCTGATAAATTGGACGAGATGGAAAACGAGTCAATTATTATCTTGTGTCAGTTGGAGATGTtttttcctccttcattttttGACATCATGGTTCACTTGATTGTTCATCTAGTTAGAGAGATTAGATTGTGTGGTCCTGTTTATTTAAGGTGGATGTATCCTTTTGAACGATACATGAAGATATTGAAAGGCTATGTGAAGAATTATTATCGTCCTGAAGCATCTATTGTTGAAAGGTACATCACAGAAGAAGCCATTGAATTTTGTACAGACTATTTGTCAGATGCAAAACCTGTAGGACTACCCAAGTCTCGTCATGATGGAAGATGTGACGGTAAGGGTACACGTCTAAAGGTTAAGCATATGGGCGAAGGGGAAGTTTTTCAAGCACATTTGTATATATTGAATAACACTGACGAGGTTCATCCATACTTGAGTACACATCAAACCATTGTCAAAGCTAAAAACCCTCGTATGACTGAAAAATGGGTGTTGAAAGAGCATAACAGAACATTCTCAAAATGGTTTAAAACCAAGATTATGAATGATGATAATGCTTCTGATACATTAAGGTTTCTAGCATACGAGCCTAGCTTTAATGTTTTATGTTGGAGTGGGTACGATATAAATAAGTTTTCTTTTTGTACAAAATCACAGGATGACAAGAGTACCATGCAAAATAGTGGGGTAATGATAACAGCTTCTTCAATGCACTTTTCTAGTTCAAAGGATAAAAACCCTGTCTTGGCATCCACAGCTTACTTTGGCGTTATAGAAGAGATATGGGAGCTCAATTATGTTAAGTTTAAAGTTCCTATTTTTAAATGTAAATGGGTTAATAGTAACAATGGTGTGCAAACTGATGAATTAGGATTTACATTGGTGGACCTTGATAAGGTAGGATATAAGGATGAACCTTTTATCATGGCAGCTCAAGCAGTACAAGTATTTTATGTAAAGGATCCCTCGAACACTAGGTGGTCTGTTGTCCTCCAAAGAAGAAACATGAATTATAGTGATGAAAATGAAGATTCAACTCTAGACATTGATCATAATACTTCTTTTTCAACACAAAGGCCTTATTTTAATGATGAAAATGAAGTTGATGATGTTTATGCCATTCGTTATGATCATCAAGAAGGGATTTTGGAGGATAATAACAAATAA
- the LOC127081952 gene encoding uncharacterized protein LOC127081952, with the protein MDRSWMQKNRLSEEYKKGVLEFLKFAETNLPESNGRFHCPCAKCVNIAPLEAHIVWEHLGVNGICQNYTKWIWHGELSDAPKASPKEEFDVEMGDRLEDMIRDIGQDSFQRANIHDTLCNDSKIPLYPNCKNFTRLSAVLRLFNLKAINSWTDKSFTQLLELLKEMLPEENMLPNRAYEAKKILCPMGIEYKKIHACPNDCILYWKDNEEKEKCPKCMTSRYKKKSDDEGCDVTTKGPPAKVLWYLPIIPRFKRLFGNLNDAKNIRWHAEERKCDGKIRHPADSLQWKKVDTLFPDFGIEPRNLRLGLSTDGMNPYGSLSSNHSSWPVLLII; encoded by the coding sequence ATGGATCGTAGTTGGATGCAAAAAAATCGCCTATCCGAGGAGTATAAGAAAGGAGTGTTAGAGTTTTTGAAATTTGCTGAAACTAATCTTCCTGAAAGTAATGGAAGATTTCACTGTCCTTGTGCTAAGTGTGTAAATATTGCACCTTTAGAGGCTCACATCGTATGGGAACACTTAGGAGTTAACGGGATTTGTCAAAATTATACAAAGTGGATATGGCATGGTGAATTGTCTGACGCGCCAAAGGCCTCTCCTAAAGAAGAGTTTGATGTAGAGATGGGTGATCGTCTAGAAGATATGATCCGTGATATTGGACAAGACTCTTTTCAACGGGCAAATATACATGATACTCTTTGCAATGACAGTAAAATCCCTTTGTATCCAAATTGTAAAAACTTCACACGACTGTCGGCTGTGCTAAGATTGTTCAATTTGAAGGCGATTAATAGTTGGACAGATAAAAGCTTCACACAATTGTTAGAGTTGTTGAAGGAAATGTTACCGGAAGAAAACATGTTGCCGAACCGGGCCTATGAGGCAAAAAAGATATTATGTCCAATGGGTATAGAATATAAGAAAATACACGCATGCCCTAATGACTGCATATTGTATTGGAAAGATAATGAAGAGAAAGAAAAATGTCCCAAGTGCATGACATCACGCTATAAGAAGAAGAGTGATGATGAAGGTTGTGATGTGACCACAAAGGGTCCTCCAGCAAAGGTGTTATGGTACCTTCCAATTATTCCAAGGTTTAAGCGATTGTTTGGTAATTTAAATGATGCGAAGAATATTAGATGGCATGCAGAAGAAAGGAAGTGTGATGGAAAAATTCGGCATCCAGCCGACTCTTTGCAATGGAAGAAGGTTGATACTTTATTTCCAGACTTTGGCATTGAACCAAGAAACCTTAGGCTTGGACTTTCTACTGATGGAATGAATCCATATGGTAGTTTAAGTAGTAACCATAGTTCATGGCCCGTTCTCTTGATTATCTAA
- the LOC127081953 gene encoding uncharacterized protein LOC127081953 codes for MMRLEKMVNESDIMQGAIRTIDFDEGVFGAAHFEIIAKEDMQQLFEHDELGIAVIHTYIWYMYVTLLRGTELCNRFNFIAASRINATLITKNPTSVKNDLVDRFMAADDKTTPSLV; via the exons atgatgcgtcttgagaaaatggtgaatgagtccgatattatgcaaggggccattcgtactatagattttgatgaaggtgttttcggagctgctcatttcgaaataattgcaaaggaggacatgcaacaactttttgaacacgacgaattgggcatcgctgtcattcatacatacatatg gtatatgtatgtaacattgctgcggggaactgaattgtgtaaccgtttcaattttattgctgcttcccgtatcaacgcaacgttaataacgaaaaatccaacatccgtaaagaatgatctagtcgatagattcatggcggccgacGATAAgactacacccagttt GGTGTAA